In Xylanivirga thermophila, the genomic window CGAGTGGTTAGCGACCTTAACTTTTTATATTAGGATTCAATGACAATAAAAAGCGATGGACAGATACCATCGACCCCAGAGCCGAGCTACGCTGTCAAGCCCGGAATGTAATGGAGTTTATTTTAGGCTTGACAGCAATGGCAAATGGTAAAATAGCATTGTTTTTATTGGATAATCTAAATGGATGATTTTGTAAGAGAAAACGTGCCAACGAATACTTGACACATACGAAACTTTTACCATAGTTGAATTTTATATATTTTAATAATATAATTAAAATATTATGATCTTTAACAGGAGGTACTAATTATGAATACAGATACAGTAGTAATAGCCGACTCATGCTGTGACCTGCCTTATGAATATATCCAAAAACGAAATGTTCCAATTATATACTATACATATATGTTAAATGGCACTGAATACATAGATGACTTCGGCCATACTATGCCTTACGAGGACTTTTTTGCCGCAATGCGAAAAGGCGCCGTACCTACAACTTCCCAGGTAAACGTACATGTTTTTGCAGATATGTTTGAAAAATACATAAAAGAAGGAAAATCTATTATATATTTGAGCTTTTCCTCAGGGCTTACAGGCAGTTTTAATAATGCCCTTATGGCTAGAAATATGCTAATAGAAAAATATGAAAACGCAGACATAACTATTATCGATACCCTCTCAGCCTCCATAGGGGAAGGGTTGTTGGTATATAATGCCGTTGAAATGCTCCATAACGGTGCTTCTAAACAGGAGATAATAGATTGGGTAGAGCAAAATAAATGGCGCATCAACCACTGGTTTACAGTAGATAACCTAGTATACCTCAAGAGAGGCGGGAGAGTTTCAGGTGCTAAAGCCTTTGTAGCCAATGTAATGGATATAAAACCTGTCCTAAACATAGATAATGAAGGTCATCTTATTCCCATATACAAGGCAAAAGGGCGAAAAAAGGCTATGCGTACACTGGTAAGTAGGATGGAAGAGTTAGCGGTAAATCCCGAAGAGCAGGTAGTTGCCATAAATCATGGTGATGCTTTAGATGATGCCCTATGGGTGGCAGAGAAGGTAAAGGAAAAATTCAATGTAAAGGATATCATAATAAACTCTGTAGGACCAGTTATAGGCTCCCATTCAGGACCAGGCACCCTATCACTATTTTTCTTTGCAGAAAAACGTTTTATAAATGAAAAATAGTTTTATTTTAGCAAATGCCCCCTATTTATACATAAATAGGGGGCATTTATATATGGAAAGTAACTTCATATCCTATTTCCACAATAGGGACAATATGAAAAGGAATTATCTATCTCTGCACCACAATGGGAACAGGTACAACTCTTTTCACCTTTATCATAATAGACATCATAACCATATATCTCTTCTAACCTGTCAATATCAACAGTATTACTAGACTTGAGTTCATCAATATAATCCTTTGGCACTTTATATAATCTATTACAACATCTAAAACGCACATAATATCTCTTATTCCATCTAAATAAAGGAATAAAAAATAAATGAAAATAAGTATACTTCTCAATAAACTGAGCCCTTGAATAACTGCCACACTTACATACTATATTTTCAAATTCTTTAATGATACGTTCATTATCTTGAATACCAAATATACCTATGAAAAACATGTCTATCCTCCTAAAGCATCAAATTAGCTTTAGTGATATTATACCACAATCTATTATACAGCACATACTCTTCTTGTAGCGACTATATTTGCATCGGTATCTGCCACATTATATATCAATACATCCCCTATATCTATCGGAGCATATACATTTTTTCTGGATATCTCATCCAATACTTCTCCTATTCTCTCCTTTGGGATAGGTTTATCAGTCTTTACAGAAATAAGCTTGTAATCGCCCCCATCTATCCACATGGATGTAGTTACCGTCCTCATAGGACAGGTAGCCTCCTGAATTGCATATTGCACGCCCCTTTTACATCCATTTCCCTTTACATTCCATTCCTCCCCTGTTTTATCTACAATCAAATTACATCCCCTGGGACACAGAATGCATACAAGCTTCATCATTTTCTGCCACCTCCTCTGCATTTACCCATCTTATCTCCATACTCCCACCCTCTTGCATCTTATCCAAGACATTCGACGGCAGTCTAAGTTTTTCCATCTTCCCTGGGGTAACCTGAACATACTTGCGAGAATATATGACCTTACCTCCATGGTTTAGCACTATACTCCCATTTATATATATATCATCTACCCTAAAAAATATCTCAAAAGACTCTTTAGATCTAATAATCTGGGGAACTGTATAGCGTACACCTGCTCCCGCCTTTACGCATACCCCACCTTCAGTGAATTTATTTTTTATATACAATGCTGCACCCTTACCTGCAATCTCTGCCTCCTGACTTACATAATCCACTACATCATGTACCTGCAGGACATTACCACATGCAAATATTCCTGGTATATTTGTGTGTCTATATTCATCTACTATTGGACCACCAGTTACCTTATCAAGCATCACTCCAGCTGATTGACTAAGCTCGTTTTCAGGTATAAGGCCTACAGATAAGAGCAAAGTATCACAAGATACATACTCCTCACTTCCTGGTATAGGATGCCTATCTTTATCTACTTCTGCAATAGTTACTCCTTCTACCCGATCTTTCCCATGTATTTGTACAACTGTATGGTTAAACTTAAGTGGGATTTCATAATCATCTAAGCATTGACGTATATTACGCTGAAGCCCTGTAGAATACGGCATTAGCTCGCATACCATCTTTACATTTGCCCCTTCCCATACAAGCCTCCTAGCCATTATAAGTCCTATATCTCCAGAGCCGAGTATTACTATCTCTCTACCAGGCATATAGCCTTCAAGATTAACAAGTCTTTGGGCCATACCAGCCGTATATACCCCCGCAGGCCTAGTACCTGGTATCATAAGGGCACCG contains:
- a CDS encoding DegV family protein — encoded protein: MNTDTVVIADSCCDLPYEYIQKRNVPIIYYTYMLNGTEYIDDFGHTMPYEDFFAAMRKGAVPTTSQVNVHVFADMFEKYIKEGKSIIYLSFSSGLTGSFNNALMARNMLIEKYENADITIIDTLSASIGEGLLVYNAVEMLHNGASKQEIIDWVEQNKWRINHWFTVDNLVYLKRGGRVSGAKAFVANVMDIKPVLNIDNEGHLIPIYKAKGRKKAMRTLVSRMEELAVNPEEQVVAINHGDALDDALWVAEKVKEKFNVKDIIINSVGPVIGSHSGPGTLSLFFFAEKRFINEK
- a CDS encoding zinc ribbon domain-containing protein; this encodes MFFIGIFGIQDNERIIKEFENIVCKCGSYSRAQFIEKYTYFHLFFIPLFRWNKRYYVRFRCCNRLYKVPKDYIDELKSSNTVDIDRLEEIYGYDVYYDKGEKSCTCSHCGAEIDNSFSYCPYCGNRI
- a CDS encoding DUF1667 domain-containing protein produces the protein MMKLVCILCPRGCNLIVDKTGEEWNVKGNGCKRGVQYAIQEATCPMRTVTTSMWIDGGDYKLISVKTDKPIPKERIGEVLDEISRKNVYAPIDIGDVLIYNVADTDANIVATRRVCAV
- a CDS encoding NAD(P)/FAD-dependent oxidoreductase, encoding MVRDVDVAVIGGGPAGLAAALACRENGIEDVLILERDNYLGGILNQCIHNGFGLHLFGEELTGPEYAQRFIDKVEKERIPYLLNTMVLNITKDKMVYAISPKEGIVKLKAKAVILAMGCRERTSGALMIPGTRPAGVYTAGMAQRLVNLEGYMPGREIVILGSGDIGLIMARRLVWEGANVKMVCELMPYSTGLQRNIRQCLDDYEIPLKFNHTVVQIHGKDRVEGVTIAEVDKDRHPIPGSEEYVSCDTLLLSVGLIPENELSQSAGVMLDKVTGGPIVDEYRHTNIPGIFACGNVLQVHDVVDYVSQEAEIAGKGAALYIKNKFTEGGVCVKAGAGVRYTVPQIIRSKESFEIFFRVDDIYINGSIVLNHGGKVIYSRKYVQVTPGKMEKLRLPSNVLDKMQEGGSMEIRWVNAEEVAENDEACMHSVSQGM